The Cupriavidus necator N-1 DNA window CGGTCAGGAAGGCAACCGCGCGCATATTGTTCCACCACTTGCGCGTGTGCGCGGAACGGCTCATCGAGGCATGGTCGCGCTGGTAGCCGACGTAGAACCACAGGCCGCCGGCCGTCAGCAGCAGCATCACCGCGCACCAGCCGAGCAAGGCCGAGTGGCTCACGTCGTTCCAGAATCCCAGTGTGGTCAGCGCGGGCAGCAGCACCGAGGCCACGATTGCCGTAGGCGAGTTCTTGTGCACGATGGCCATCAGCTTGGCGCGCGTCTCGACGTCGAGCTGGGCGGTCGCCTGAGGCAGGACTCGGGGCAGGAGCCGGGAAAAGAACCGGTTGGGCAGCGCTTTCAAGTGTGGCTGGCTTGGAATGGGCGGATATCGGGGGCAGCAGGTGCCAGGGCCGAAGTGGAGCCGAAGTGGGCCATATCATGCCGCCTTTTGCGGCATCGCGCCATGCCGCGAGGGCCGGTTGCGGCACAAAAACAGCAGCGCGGCACCGGCCGCGGGCGGCGGGAGCGGTAAGCGGACCCATTCGCCTTATAATGCTCGCTTTAACTGAAACGTTTCCCGCCGTCCCCGTGAAAGTCTTCCGCGGCCTGCCCAACGCCGAAAGCCGGGCGCCCTGCGCGCTCACCATCGGCAATTTCGACGGTGTGCATCGCGGCCACCAGTCGCTGCTCGCGCGTGCGCGCGCAGCGGCCGACGCACGCGGCCTGCCGCTGTGCGTGATGACCTTCGAGCCGCATCCGCGCGAGTTCTTCACCCCGGACAAGGCCCCCACCCGCATCGCGCTGCTGCGCGACAAGCTGGAAAGCCTGCGCCGCAACGGCGTGGACCGGGTGGTGGTGGAACACTTCAACGCCCACTTTGCCGCCCAGTCGCCGCAGGCGTTCGTCGAGAACGTGCTGTGGCATGGCCTGCACGCGCGCTGGGTGCTGGTCGGCGACGACTTCCGCTTCGGCGCCAAGCGCGCCGGCGACTTTACCTACCTGCAGGAAGCCGGGCGCCGCTACGGCTTTGATGTCGAGCAGATGGGCTCGGTGTCCGAAGGCGGCATCCGCATCTCCAGCTCGGCGGTGCGCCAGGCGCTGGCTGACGGCGACCTGGAGCATGCCCGGCGCCTGCTTGGCCACGGCTATGCCATCAGCGGCCACGTGATCCACGGCCGCAAGCTGGGCCGCGACCTGGGCTTCCCGACGTTGAACCTGCGCATCTCGCACAAGCGGCCGGCAGTCAGCGGCATCTTCGTGGTGCAGGTGCATGGCATCGCCGACCAGCCCTTTCCGGGCGTGGCCAGCATCGGCGTGCGCCCCACCATCGAGGACGCCGGCCGGGTGCTGCTGGAAGTTCACCTATTCGATTTCAAAGAGAACCTGTACGGCAAGCTGGTGCGGGTTGAATTCATGAAGAAGCTGCGCGACGAAGCGCGCTTCGACAACCTGGACCAGCTCACCGCCGCCATCGCCAAGGACAGCGCCGATGCGCGCGCCTTCTTCGGCCTGACCGCCCCGGGCGCGGCCGAAGGCAGCGGCGGGCGCGACTTCGCCACCTCCGCCACCGACCGAATTAGGTAGCGGCCGGCGCCTGCCCGCATGCCAGTGGCGCGGGCCCGGCACGCACGCCGCCTGCCCCAGTCTTTCCGCGCGCCCGCCGGCCTGCCGCCGCCCGCGCGCCAACCCGAATTGCCCTGAGAATCGAAATGTCTGACGACAAACGCGCCAAGCCCGAGAAAAGCAAGTATCCGGTCAACCTGCTCGACACGCCCTTCCCGATGCGTGGCGACCTGCCCAAGCGCGAGCCGCAGTGGGTCAAGCAGTGGCAGGACAAGCAGCTCTACAAGAAGATCCGCGCGGCGCGCAAGGGCGCGAAGAAGTTCGTGCTGCATGACGGCCCGCCGTATGCCAACGGCGACATCCATATCGGCCACGCAGTCAACAAGGTGCTCAAGGACATGATCATCAAGGCGCGCGGCCTGACCGGGCTGGACGCCGTCTACGTGCCGGGCTGGGACTGCCACGGCATGCCGATCGAGATCCAGATCGAGAAGAAGTTCGGCAAGGGCCTGCCGGTGCAGGAGGTCCAGGCCAAGGCGCGCGCCTACGCCACCGAGCAGATCAAGCGCCAGATGGTGGATTTCGAGCGCCTGGGCGTGCTGGGCGATTGGGACCACCCCTACCTGACCATGAACTACAGCAACGAGGCGGATGAACTGCGCGCACTCGGCAAGATCATGGAGAAGGGCTATGTGTTCCGCGGCCTGAAGCCGGTGAACTGGTGCTTCGACTGCGGCTCGGCGCTGGCCGAGGCCGAGGTCGAATACAAGGACAAGGTCGACCTGTCGATCGACGTGGGCTTCCCGTTCGCGCAAGCCGACAAGCTGGCGCACGCGTTCAAGGTGCCGTTCGAGCAGCTCGACGGCAAGCCCGGCTGGATCGTGATCTGGACCACCACGCCGTGGACCATCCCGAGCAACCAGGCGCTGAACGTGCACCCGGAAGTGGAATACGCGCTGGTCGAGACCCCGCGCGGCTACCTGATCCTGGCCACCGAGCGCGTCGAGGAGCAGCTGAAGGTCTACGGCCTGGAAGGCAAGGTCGTGGCCACCACCACCGGCGCGGCACTGTCGGAAATCCGCTTCCACCACCCGCTGGCGAAGATGGACGCGGGCTATGACCGCCTGTCGCCGGTCTACCTGGGCGACTACGTCACCACCGACACCGGCTCGGGCATCGTGCACTCGGCGCCGGCCTACGGCGTGGAAGACTTCCAGTCGTGCAAGGCGCACGGCATGGCCGATTCGGACATCATCAGCCCGGTGATGGGCAACGGCGTCTATGCCGGCACGCTGCCGCTCTTTGGCGGGCTGTCGATCTGGGACGCCAACCCGAAGATCGTCGAGGTGCTGCAGGCCTCGGGCAACCTGTTCAATTCGCACAAGTACACCCACAGCTACATGCACTGCTGGCGCCACAAGACGCCGATCATCTACCGCGCCACCTCGCAGTGGTTCGCGGGCATGGACGTGGACCCGGCCGACGAGAACGGCAAGACCGGCCCCACCCTGCGCGAGACCGCGCTGGCCGGCATCGACGCCACCGAGTTCTTCCCGGCCTGGGGCAAGCAGCGCCTGCACAACATGATCGCCAACCGGCCGGACTGGACGCTGTCGCGCCAGCGCCAGTGGGGCGTGCCGATGGCCTTCTTCCTGCACAAGGAAACCGGTGCGCTGCACCCGCGCACGCCGCAGCTGCTGGAAGAAGTGGCAAAACGCGTCGAACAGCACGGTATCGAGGCCTGGCAGACGCTGGATCCGAAGGAGCTGCTCGGCGACGAGGCCAGCCAGTACGAAAAGAATCGCGACACGCTGGACGTCTGGTTCGATTCCGGCACCACGCACTGGACCGTGGTCCGCGGCTCGCACCGCGACGACTTGTACGATCCGTCAGCCGATACGCCCGATGGCCGCCTCGCCGACCTGTACCTGGAAGGCTCGGACCAGCACCGCGGCTGGTTCCATTCGTCGCTGCTGACGGCGTCGATGCTGTACGGCAAGCCGCCCTACAAGGCGCTGCTGACGCACGGCTTCACCGTCGACGGCGAGGGCCGCAAGATGTCCAAGTCGGTCGGCAACACCGTGGCGCCGCAGGACATCACCAACAAGATGGGCGCCGAGATCATCCGCCTGTGGGTGGCCTCGACCGACTACTCCGGCGAGCTGTCGATCTCGGACGAGATCCTCAAGCGCGTGGTGGAAAGCTACCGCCGCATCCGCAACACGCTGCGCTTCCTGCTGTCCAACCTGTCCGACTACGACCACGCCAGGCATGCGCTGCCGGCGTCGGAATGGCTGGAGATCGACCGCTACGCCGTGGCGCTGACCGCGCAACTGCAGCAGGAAGTGCTGTCGCACTACGAGTCGTATGAATTCCACCCGGTGGCGTCCAAGCTGCAGACGTTCTGCTCCGAGGACCTGGGCGGCTTCTACCTCGATGTGCTGAAGGACCGCCTGTACACCACCGCGCCGGACTCCAAGGCCCGCCGCGCGGCGCAGAACGCGCTGTACCACATCACCCAGGCGATGCTGCACTGGATGGCGCCGTTCCTGTCGTTCACCGCCGAGGAAGCGTGGCAGATCTTCGCCCACGGCACCGAGCACACCGACACCATCTTCACCAGCACCTACTACGCGGTGCCGGAAGTCGACGACGGCGCCGACGACCTGCTGCAGAAGTGGCACACGCTGCGCGAAGTGCGCGCCGAGGTCACCAAGCAGCTGGAAGCGGTGCGCGTGGAAGGCGAGATCGGCTCGTCGCTGCAGGCCGAGCTGACCATCCAGGCCGGCGGCCCCGTGCTGGATGCGCTGCAGAGCCTGGGCGACGACCTGCGCTTCGTGCTGCTGACCTCTTCGGCCAAGGTAACGCACGCGCCCGAGGCCGGCGACCTGCTGGTCACGGTGACCCCGTCGGCCCATGCCAAGTGCGAGCGCTGCTGGCACTACCGCGCCGATGTCGGCCACAACCCGGACCATCCGACCCTCTGCGGGCGCTGCGACAGCAACCTGTTCGGCGCCGGTGAACACAGGAGCCATGCCTGATGGCATCGACCACGTCCCGTTCCGCCCGCCCGGCACGCCGCAACAACAAGGCCGCCGGCAGCACCACCCCGCTGCTGTGGATGGCCTTCGCGCTGCTGGTGGTAGTGCTCGACCAGTTCTTCAAGATCGTCATTGTGCGCACCTTCACCTATGGTGAATCGCGCCCGGTGACCAGCTTCTTCAACCTGGTGCTGGTCTACAACAAGGGCGCGGCGTTCAGCTTCCTGGCCGATGCCGGCGGCTGGCAGCGCTGGTTCTTCACCGGTCTTGGCCTCGTGGTGGGCGCGTTCATCGTCTGGCTGCTGTACCGCCATACCGGCCAGCGCATGTTCTGCTTCGCGGTGTCGCTGATCCTGGGCGGCGCGGTCGGCAACGTGATCGACCGCGTGGTCTACGGGCACGTGGTCGATTTCCTGGACTTCTATGTGCGCAACTACCACTGGCCTGCCTTCAACGTGGCCGACTGCGCGATCACGGTCGGCGCGGTACTGCTGATCGTGGACGAGCTGCGGCGGGTGCGGCGCCACTGAGCGCCGCCAGACCACAGCAGGTGATGCCAGGGCCGCGAATGCGGCCCTGATGCCATCCGGTGCCGCTGCCGGCAGCAGCGAGCACGCTCAGCCGGTATCATGCCGTTTCCCACCCTTTGACGAGCCTTACCATGGATTTGCGCGGCAAGCACATCGTTCTCGGCCTGACCGGCGGCATCGCCTGCTACAAGTCGGCCGAACTGGTCCGCCTGCTGACCAAGGCCGGCGCCACCGTGCAGGTGGCCATGACCGAGGCGGCGACGCATTTCATCACGCCGGTGACGATGCAGGCCTTGTCCGGCCGGCCGGTCTTCCTGTCGCAGTGGGATGCCCGCATCGACAACAACATGGCGCACATCGACCTGTCGCGCGAGGCCGATGCCATCGTCATCGCCCCGGCCTCGACCGATTTCATGGCGCGCCTGGCCAACGGTCTGTGCGACGACCTGCTCAGCACCCTGTGCATCGCGCGCGACTGCCCGCTGCTGGTGGCGCCGGCGATGAACCGCCAGATGTGGGCTGCCCCCGCCACCCAGCGCAACGCCGCGCAGCTGCGCGCCGACGGCGTGATGATCCTGGGCCCTGGCAGCGGCGACCAGGCCTGCGGCGAGGTCGGCGACGGCCGCATGCTGGAACCCGAAGAGCTGCTCGACGACATCATCGCCTTCTTCCAGCCCAAGCCGCTGCAGGGCAAGCGCGTGCTGATCACCGCCGGCCCGACCTTCGAGGCGATCGACCCGGTGCGCGGCATCACCAACCTGTCGTCCGGCAAGATGGGCTTCTCGATCGCGCGCGCGGCGCGCGAGGCCGGAGCCGAGGTGCTGCTGGTGGCCGGCCCCACCGGCCTGCCCACCCCGCGCGGCGTGGTCCGGACCGACGTGCGCAGCGCGCAGCAGATGCATGACGCGGTGATCGCGCAGCTGCACGGCGTGGATGTCTTTGTCGCCGTGGCCGCGGTGGCGGACTGGCGCCCGGCTGAAGTCGCAC harbors:
- the ileS gene encoding isoleucine--tRNA ligase, which encodes MSDDKRAKPEKSKYPVNLLDTPFPMRGDLPKREPQWVKQWQDKQLYKKIRAARKGAKKFVLHDGPPYANGDIHIGHAVNKVLKDMIIKARGLTGLDAVYVPGWDCHGMPIEIQIEKKFGKGLPVQEVQAKARAYATEQIKRQMVDFERLGVLGDWDHPYLTMNYSNEADELRALGKIMEKGYVFRGLKPVNWCFDCGSALAEAEVEYKDKVDLSIDVGFPFAQADKLAHAFKVPFEQLDGKPGWIVIWTTTPWTIPSNQALNVHPEVEYALVETPRGYLILATERVEEQLKVYGLEGKVVATTTGAALSEIRFHHPLAKMDAGYDRLSPVYLGDYVTTDTGSGIVHSAPAYGVEDFQSCKAHGMADSDIISPVMGNGVYAGTLPLFGGLSIWDANPKIVEVLQASGNLFNSHKYTHSYMHCWRHKTPIIYRATSQWFAGMDVDPADENGKTGPTLRETALAGIDATEFFPAWGKQRLHNMIANRPDWTLSRQRQWGVPMAFFLHKETGALHPRTPQLLEEVAKRVEQHGIEAWQTLDPKELLGDEASQYEKNRDTLDVWFDSGTTHWTVVRGSHRDDLYDPSADTPDGRLADLYLEGSDQHRGWFHSSLLTASMLYGKPPYKALLTHGFTVDGEGRKMSKSVGNTVAPQDITNKMGAEIIRLWVASTDYSGELSISDEILKRVVESYRRIRNTLRFLLSNLSDYDHARHALPASEWLEIDRYAVALTAQLQQEVLSHYESYEFHPVASKLQTFCSEDLGGFYLDVLKDRLYTTAPDSKARRAAQNALYHITQAMLHWMAPFLSFTAEEAWQIFAHGTEHTDTIFTSTYYAVPEVDDGADDLLQKWHTLREVRAEVTKQLEAVRVEGEIGSSLQAELTIQAGGPVLDALQSLGDDLRFVLLTSSAKVTHAPEAGDLLVTVTPSAHAKCERCWHYRADVGHNPDHPTLCGRCDSNLFGAGEHRSHA
- a CDS encoding bifunctional riboflavin kinase/FAD synthetase produces the protein MKVFRGLPNAESRAPCALTIGNFDGVHRGHQSLLARARAAADARGLPLCVMTFEPHPREFFTPDKAPTRIALLRDKLESLRRNGVDRVVVEHFNAHFAAQSPQAFVENVLWHGLHARWVLVGDDFRFGAKRAGDFTYLQEAGRRYGFDVEQMGSVSEGGIRISSSAVRQALADGDLEHARRLLGHGYAISGHVIHGRKLGRDLGFPTLNLRISHKRPAVSGIFVVQVHGIADQPFPGVASIGVRPTIEDAGRVLLEVHLFDFKENLYGKLVRVEFMKKLRDEARFDNLDQLTAAIAKDSADARAFFGLTAPGAAEGSGGRDFATSATDRIR
- the coaBC gene encoding bifunctional phosphopantothenoylcysteine decarboxylase/phosphopantothenate--cysteine ligase CoaBC; protein product: MDLRGKHIVLGLTGGIACYKSAELVRLLTKAGATVQVAMTEAATHFITPVTMQALSGRPVFLSQWDARIDNNMAHIDLSREADAIVIAPASTDFMARLANGLCDDLLSTLCIARDCPLLVAPAMNRQMWAAPATQRNAAQLRADGVMILGPGSGDQACGEVGDGRMLEPEELLDDIIAFFQPKPLQGKRVLITAGPTFEAIDPVRGITNLSSGKMGFSIARAAREAGAEVLLVAGPTGLPTPRGVVRTDVRSAQQMHDAVIAQLHGVDVFVAVAAVADWRPAEVAQQKLKKANDTDTPTLQFVQNPDILASVAARADAPYCVGFAAESENLEQYGEQKRQRKGVPLLVGNIGHHTFGLDDNEIVLFDAAGMTRLPRADKLSLARQLVAAIGQRLPGRARP
- the lspA gene encoding signal peptidase II, translating into MASTTSRSARPARRNNKAAGSTTPLLWMAFALLVVVLDQFFKIVIVRTFTYGESRPVTSFFNLVLVYNKGAAFSFLADAGGWQRWFFTGLGLVVGAFIVWLLYRHTGQRMFCFAVSLILGGAVGNVIDRVVYGHVVDFLDFYVRNYHWPAFNVADCAITVGAVLLIVDELRRVRRH